A portion of the Blastocatellia bacterium genome contains these proteins:
- a CDS encoding glycosyltransferase — translation MQNLSHRPERDGLPLILLSSLATGGAERVTVSFLRRLQQRGMEALVCTVTARHDGPLAAELSSSGVRRYDLGARRLADPLAAWRLLRLLRRQPIALVHAHGQDASILGAAVRSLVGVPLIITRHVLDEPSVTWRQRLRARLALWAIRQADAVVAVSSAAADRLA, via the coding sequence TTCCCATCGCCCTGAACGTGACGGGCTCCCTCTGATCTTACTGAGCAGCCTGGCCACGGGTGGGGCCGAACGCGTCACCGTCTCGTTCTTGCGCCGGTTGCAGCAGAGAGGTATGGAGGCGCTGGTCTGTACTGTGACAGCTCGGCACGATGGCCCGCTTGCGGCTGAACTCTCATCCTCCGGTGTGCGACGGTATGATCTGGGAGCGCGGCGGCTGGCCGATCCATTAGCAGCGTGGCGACTTCTGCGATTGCTCAGGCGGCAGCCGATAGCTCTTGTACATGCTCACGGACAGGACGCTTCGATCCTGGGCGCGGCGGTTCGATCCCTGGTGGGCGTACCGCTGATCATCACCCGACATGTGCTCGATGAGCCTTCGGTCACGTGGCGTCAACGCCTTCGGGCCCGGTTAGCGCTCTGGGCCATCCGTCAGGCTGACGCCGTTGTGGCGGTATCATCAGCAGCGGCCGATCGGCTGGCG